The Sorangiineae bacterium MSr11367 genome window below encodes:
- a CDS encoding FkbM family methyltransferase, which translates to MTLSNSIVTAPSTQVAQVPQVPLAAAETTPRLPVALMFPGLGDHYLDMGLELYRTQPIFQKNVDLCAELLKPELGVDIRDIIYPNRASSPAPVAPAAPSKGIDLRKMLGRDKSANAEEKNAPIHRTCYTQPALFVVEYALASLWRSWGLRPDAMIGYSLGEYVAACLAGVLSLQDSLTLVARRAALIESLPPGAMLAISLPEIQVLPLLGTHLSLSAINAPELSVVAGPPEEVEALERRLATDGVASRRVKSSHAFHSRMMEPIAEQVTQLAKGYTLKAPRIPYVSNVTGAFITEAEATDPSYFARHLCQPVRFFEGISQLLDGAERILLESGPGQTLSSMVTQHAQTRAKKPVVIASMRHSYDPQSDVAVLHKAVSRLWQGAASLDWDQVPQSALAANDTGPRPEAAAPSDTEDKLGAIWKKTLNLETLDRDVSFFDLGGNSLVATRLIFRISRVFSVKISLRRLYEVPTLADMAKAIDALKSGSEPAKATKPAPSQPGKSALKPRLQLPNGLHVTHQNEAETRHFYSDIFDHRTYAKNGVTIEPGACVFDVGSNIGLFTLFAHTETKGNIRIFAFDPAPPIFEILSRNVAEHGINATLVNCGISNRNAEAQFTFYPRSAGMSSFHPDVAEEKHVLRSIMRNQRQVGMADVVDQVADYTEELLDARFEAVPFTAKLRRLSDVIREYGVEKIDLLKVDVQKCELEVLEGIDDADWSKIRQVVLEAHDVDDRVHTIETLLRRHGFSVKTEHDEMYEGTNIHNIYGVRA; encoded by the coding sequence ATGACCCTATCCAATTCGATTGTGACGGCGCCCTCTACGCAGGTGGCGCAGGTCCCGCAGGTCCCGCTCGCAGCTGCGGAAACGACGCCCCGTCTGCCGGTGGCCCTCATGTTTCCCGGACTGGGCGATCATTACCTCGACATGGGGCTCGAGCTGTATCGCACGCAGCCCATCTTCCAGAAGAACGTCGACCTGTGTGCGGAGTTGTTGAAGCCCGAGCTGGGCGTGGACATTCGGGACATCATCTACCCGAATCGCGCATCGAGCCCCGCGCCCGTCGCGCCCGCTGCTCCGAGCAAAGGCATCGACCTTCGCAAGATGCTCGGCCGCGACAAGAGCGCCAATGCCGAGGAGAAGAACGCGCCCATCCATCGCACCTGCTACACGCAGCCGGCGCTGTTCGTCGTGGAGTATGCGCTCGCCTCGCTCTGGCGCTCGTGGGGCCTTCGTCCCGACGCCATGATTGGCTACAGCCTCGGCGAATACGTGGCGGCCTGCCTGGCCGGCGTGCTCTCCCTTCAGGATTCGCTCACCCTCGTCGCCCGCCGCGCCGCGCTCATCGAGTCGCTGCCCCCGGGGGCCATGCTCGCCATCTCCCTGCCGGAGATTCAGGTGCTCCCGCTTCTCGGCACGCACCTCTCGCTTTCCGCCATCAATGCGCCCGAGCTCTCCGTCGTGGCGGGCCCGCCCGAAGAGGTCGAGGCACTGGAGCGCCGGCTCGCCACCGACGGCGTGGCCTCGCGCCGGGTCAAATCCTCGCACGCCTTCCACTCGCGCATGATGGAGCCCATTGCGGAGCAGGTCACCCAGCTCGCCAAGGGCTACACGCTCAAGGCGCCGCGCATCCCCTACGTGTCCAACGTCACGGGCGCCTTCATCACCGAGGCGGAGGCGACGGATCCTTCGTACTTCGCGAGACATCTTTGCCAGCCGGTGCGCTTCTTCGAAGGCATTTCGCAGCTGCTCGATGGCGCCGAGCGCATTCTGCTCGAGTCGGGCCCGGGCCAAACGCTGAGCAGCATGGTTACGCAGCATGCTCAAACGCGCGCCAAAAAGCCCGTGGTCATCGCCTCCATGCGGCACTCCTACGATCCGCAATCGGACGTGGCCGTGCTCCACAAAGCGGTGAGCCGTCTCTGGCAAGGCGCGGCCTCGCTCGATTGGGACCAGGTTCCCCAGTCCGCACTCGCCGCAAATGATACGGGCCCCCGCCCCGAAGCGGCCGCGCCGTCGGACACCGAGGACAAACTCGGAGCCATCTGGAAGAAGACCCTCAACCTCGAGACCCTCGACCGCGACGTCAGCTTCTTCGACCTGGGCGGCAACTCCCTCGTCGCCACGCGCCTCATCTTCCGCATCTCGCGCGTCTTCAGCGTCAAGATCTCGCTGCGCCGCCTCTACGAGGTGCCCACCCTCGCGGACATGGCCAAGGCCATCGACGCGCTGAAGTCGGGCTCCGAGCCCGCCAAGGCCACCAAGCCCGCCCCGTCGCAGCCCGGAAAGAGTGCCCTCAAGCCGCGCCTCCAGCTGCCGAACGGCCTGCACGTCACCCACCAGAACGAGGCGGAAACGCGCCACTTCTATTCGGATATCTTCGACCATCGAACCTACGCGAAGAACGGCGTCACCATCGAGCCGGGCGCGTGCGTCTTCGACGTTGGGTCGAACATTGGCCTCTTCACGTTGTTCGCCCACACGGAAACGAAGGGCAACATTCGCATCTTCGCCTTCGACCCGGCGCCGCCGATCTTCGAGATTCTGAGCCGCAACGTGGCGGAGCATGGCATCAACGCCACCTTGGTGAACTGCGGTATTTCCAATCGCAACGCGGAAGCGCAATTCACCTTTTATCCGCGCAGCGCCGGCATGTCGTCCTTTCACCCGGACGTGGCCGAGGAAAAGCACGTCCTTCGCTCGATCATGCGCAACCAGCGCCAGGTCGGCATGGCCGACGTCGTCGACCAAGTCGCCGATTACACCGAAGAACTGCTCGATGCACGCTTCGAAGCGGTGCCCTTCACCGCGAAACTCCGCCGCCTGAGCGATGTCATTCGCGAATACGGCGTGGAGAAAATCGATCTTCTCAAGGTCGACGTGCAAAAGTGCGAACTCGAGGTGCTCGAGGGCATCGACGACGCGGATTGGTCGAAAATTCGCCAGGTCGTCCTCGAAGCGCACGACGTCGACGACCGCGTTCACACCATCGAAACGTTGCTCCGGCGGCATGGTTTCTCGGTCAAAACCGAGCACGACGAAATGTACGAAGGAACCAACATTCACAACATCTACGGCGTTCGCGCGTAA
- a CDS encoding 3-hydroxyacyl-CoA dehydrogenase NAD-binding domain-containing protein, which yields MEFKSVGVVGAGVMGAGVAQSLAQTGHHVVLVDISDDVLAKAKKEVRNGLRAFSLFNKKETIDHKASMERISYTTDYERLADVDFVVENVTEKWPIKQEVYGRIDTICRPDVVFAVNTSAISITKVGGITKRAPQVVGMHFMNPVPMKPMVEVIRGFHTAPETIDTAKRFLAEINKQCVVVEDMPGFVSNRVLMLTINEAAFLVQDKVAAPADVDRIFKTCFEHRMGPLETADLIGLDTILYSIEVLYESYNDSKYRPCPLLKKMVDAGLHGRKSGRGFFSYE from the coding sequence ATGGAATTCAAATCAGTCGGAGTAGTGGGCGCCGGAGTCATGGGGGCCGGCGTGGCGCAGTCGCTGGCCCAAACGGGGCATCATGTCGTCCTGGTCGATATTTCGGACGACGTGCTCGCCAAGGCGAAAAAGGAAGTGCGCAATGGGTTGCGGGCCTTTTCGCTCTTCAACAAAAAGGAAACCATCGACCACAAGGCCTCGATGGAGCGCATTTCCTACACGACCGACTACGAGCGCCTCGCCGATGTCGACTTCGTCGTCGAGAACGTCACCGAGAAGTGGCCGATCAAACAGGAAGTCTACGGGCGTATCGACACCATCTGCCGCCCGGACGTGGTGTTCGCGGTCAACACCTCGGCCATCTCCATCACCAAGGTGGGGGGCATCACCAAGCGCGCGCCCCAAGTCGTGGGCATGCACTTCATGAACCCGGTGCCGATGAAGCCGATGGTCGAAGTCATCCGCGGCTTCCACACCGCCCCCGAGACCATCGATACCGCCAAGCGTTTCCTCGCCGAGATCAACAAGCAGTGCGTGGTCGTCGAGGACATGCCCGGCTTCGTCTCCAACCGCGTGCTGATGCTCACCATCAACGAAGCCGCCTTCCTGGTGCAGGACAAGGTGGCCGCCCCCGCGGACGTCGACCGCATCTTCAAGACGTGCTTCGAGCACCGAATGGGCCCGCTGGAGACGGCGGATCTCATTGGACTCGATACCATTCTTTACTCCATCGAAGTCCTCTACGAGAGCTACAACGATAGCAAATACCGTCCGTGCCCTCTTCTCAAGAAGATGGTCGATGCGGGGCTCCACGGGCGAAAGAGCGGCCGGGGCTTTTTCTCTTACGAATGA
- a CDS encoding acyl carrier protein, translating into MTTQDNKSKIATYLVRFFPGHELREDEDIFTLGFVSSMFAMQLVTYVEHEFGVEVENEDLELDNFRSIRALDAFVTRKLTRANAA; encoded by the coding sequence ATGACCACGCAAGACAACAAATCCAAAATTGCCACGTACCTCGTTCGATTCTTCCCCGGCCACGAGCTTCGCGAGGACGAAGACATCTTCACCCTCGGTTTCGTCAGCTCCATGTTCGCCATGCAGCTGGTCACGTACGTCGAGCACGAGTTCGGCGTCGAGGTGGAGAACGAGGACCTCGAGCTGGACAACTTCCGCTCGATTCGCGCCCTGGATGCCTTCGTCACGCGCAAACTGACCCGCGCGAACGCTGCTTAG
- a CDS encoding HAD-IIIC family phosphatase, with amino-acid sequence MTTQIVSEQIVDAVKERPRPEEKKAAEKKSSSIKCVVWDLDNTLWEGVLLEDSKVTLRQDVADVIRTLDERGILHSIASRNDHAAAMAKLKEFGLDEYFLYPQINWGNKSASVAAIAKSINIGLDTIAFVDDQPFERDEVAFEHAVVRCIDAADAAGIASLPAMNPRFITEDSKVRRKMYLADIERKNVEDSHEGSPEAFLASLEMVFDISAAREEDLKRAEELTVRTNQLNATGYTYSYEELDAFRKSPDHDLLVASLDDKYGTYGKIGLALVERTSDVWTLKLLLMSCRVMSRGVGTVLLNAILQRAKAAGVKLRAEFVPTDRNRTMYVTYKFAGFREIEKRGTISVLENDLSRGPDFPPYMKVTVDV; translated from the coding sequence ATGACGACGCAGATCGTGAGTGAGCAGATCGTGGATGCGGTGAAGGAGCGGCCGCGGCCCGAAGAGAAGAAGGCGGCAGAGAAAAAGAGCAGCAGCATCAAGTGCGTCGTGTGGGACCTCGACAACACGCTCTGGGAAGGCGTTCTGCTCGAGGACTCGAAGGTGACGTTGCGCCAAGACGTGGCGGATGTCATTCGCACGCTCGACGAGCGCGGTATTTTGCATTCGATTGCCAGCCGGAACGACCACGCCGCGGCGATGGCCAAGTTGAAGGAGTTCGGGCTCGACGAGTACTTCCTGTACCCGCAGATCAACTGGGGCAACAAGTCGGCGTCCGTGGCGGCCATCGCCAAGTCCATCAACATCGGCTTGGACACCATCGCATTCGTCGACGATCAGCCCTTCGAGCGCGACGAAGTCGCCTTCGAACACGCCGTGGTGCGCTGCATCGACGCGGCCGATGCCGCGGGCATCGCCAGCTTGCCCGCGATGAATCCGCGCTTCATCACCGAAGACTCCAAGGTGCGCCGCAAGATGTACCTGGCGGACATCGAGCGGAAGAACGTGGAGGATTCGCACGAGGGAAGCCCCGAAGCGTTCTTAGCGTCGCTCGAGATGGTGTTCGATATTTCGGCCGCCCGCGAGGAAGATCTGAAGCGCGCCGAAGAGCTGACGGTTCGCACGAACCAGCTCAACGCCACGGGTTACACGTATTCGTACGAAGAGCTGGACGCGTTCCGCAAGTCCCCCGACCACGACTTGTTGGTCGCTTCGCTCGACGACAAGTACGGCACCTACGGTAAGATCGGCCTGGCCCTGGTGGAGCGCACGTCCGACGTATGGACGCTCAAGCTCTTGCTGATGTCGTGTCGAGTCATGTCCCGCGGCGTGGGTACGGTGCTGCTCAACGCCATCCTCCAGCGCGCCAAGGCGGCCGGTGTGAAGTTGCGCGCCGAGTTCGTGCCGACCGACCGCAATCGAACCATGTACGTTACCTACAAATTTGCGGGCTTCCGCGAGATCGAGAAACGGGGCACTATCTCCGTGTTGGAAAACGATCTCTCTCGGGGTCCGGATTTTCCGCCGTACATGAAAGTCACGGTCGACGTCTGA
- a CDS encoding dihydrofolate reductase family protein yields MRKLSYYIASTVDGFISHADRSLEGFLMEGDHAQDFFASLQSYDTVLMGRETYDLGRKFGVTNPYPTMEQYVFSRTLKESPDPAVKVVSENVAGLVRELKNRQGKDIWLCGGADVASQLFTEGLIDEVIVKVNPVLFGSGKTMFSDQVKLTALELVDKKFFNSGVVVLRYRVKR; encoded by the coding sequence ATGCGAAAATTGTCCTACTACATTGCCTCCACAGTCGACGGATTCATCTCGCACGCCGATCGAAGCCTCGAAGGCTTTCTGATGGAAGGTGACCACGCGCAAGACTTCTTCGCGTCGCTGCAGTCTTACGACACCGTGCTGATGGGCCGCGAAACGTACGATCTCGGGCGCAAGTTCGGGGTCACGAATCCGTACCCCACCATGGAGCAGTACGTCTTTTCGCGCACGCTGAAGGAGAGCCCCGACCCGGCCGTCAAGGTGGTCTCGGAGAACGTGGCGGGCTTGGTTCGTGAGCTGAAGAACCGGCAGGGCAAGGACATCTGGCTGTGTGGTGGCGCCGACGTGGCCTCGCAGCTCTTCACCGAAGGGCTGATCGACGAGGTCATCGTCAAGGTGAACCCGGTTCTCTTTGGCTCCGGAAAGACGATGTTTTCCGACCAAGTCAAATTGACCGCATTGGAACTCGTGGACAAAAAGTTTTTCAACAGCGGCGTCGTGGTGCTTCGCTATCGCGTGAAGCGCTGA
- a CDS encoding cytochrome P450, protein MKEEYPKGIQLTPLDDAWRENPYPILKRVQDEAPVYYDDQFGRYIVSRHDDVASIVKNRNYWVDGRKGNPGTFPQLLMDLTEEPMMIAMDDPDHKRLRNLVTKAFSQKAAEAMRGRIREISEELLDAIGDETEFDFAQRFAAPFAITVIADMMGFTKKEDQKHFNEWSDTFMNAIFSVNATEEQKAAGKVVERNLVELFTQEIAANRQQLQRGIIGDMVAAQEGNDRLNDGEIVRMCILVLIAGNITARDTLGNGLKAFLKHPEQLQKLRDNPSLMPKAVEEILRYDCPVQSSGRIPNEDTVVSGCPIKKGEYIATSLSAANHDPRTYPNPTKFDIEREDVHHHAFGGGSHFCLGASLARVELQEAFAAVFARYKHLEVSDKGEEYVRVPNFRGLCKYWIKVTK, encoded by the coding sequence ATGAAAGAAGAGTACCCGAAAGGCATCCAGCTGACCCCTCTCGACGACGCATGGCGGGAGAATCCGTATCCGATCTTGAAGCGTGTTCAAGACGAGGCTCCCGTTTATTACGATGACCAGTTCGGGCGCTATATCGTGTCTCGCCACGACGACGTGGCGAGCATCGTCAAGAATCGCAATTATTGGGTCGACGGCCGCAAGGGCAATCCCGGCACCTTTCCGCAGCTCCTGATGGATCTGACGGAGGAGCCCATGATGATTGCCATGGACGATCCGGATCACAAACGGCTTCGCAACCTGGTGACCAAGGCCTTCAGCCAGAAGGCCGCCGAGGCGATGCGAGGCCGGATCCGGGAGATCTCCGAGGAGCTTTTGGACGCCATCGGCGACGAAACGGAGTTCGATTTCGCCCAGCGCTTCGCCGCACCCTTTGCCATCACCGTCATTGCCGACATGATGGGCTTTACCAAGAAGGAGGACCAAAAGCACTTCAACGAGTGGTCTGACACCTTCATGAATGCCATCTTCAGCGTCAACGCAACGGAGGAGCAGAAGGCCGCCGGCAAGGTCGTCGAGCGAAACCTGGTCGAGCTGTTCACGCAGGAAATCGCGGCGAATCGCCAGCAGCTGCAGCGCGGCATCATCGGCGACATGGTCGCGGCGCAAGAGGGCAACGACCGCCTCAACGACGGCGAGATCGTGCGCATGTGCATCCTGGTGCTCATCGCCGGAAACATCACCGCGCGCGACACCCTGGGCAACGGCCTCAAGGCGTTCCTCAAGCACCCCGAGCAGCTGCAGAAGCTGCGCGACAATCCGTCGCTCATGCCCAAGGCCGTGGAGGAGATTTTGCGCTACGACTGCCCCGTCCAGTCCTCGGGGCGCATCCCCAACGAAGATACGGTGGTCAGCGGCTGCCCCATCAAGAAGGGCGAATACATCGCCACCTCCTTGTCGGCGGCCAACCACGATCCGCGCACATATCCGAACCCGACGAAGTTCGATATCGAGCGCGAGGACGTGCACCATCACGCCTTCGGCGGTGGCTCCCACTTCTGCCTCGGCGCGAGCCTAGCCCGCGTCGAGCTGCAGGAAGCCTTCGCCGCCGTGTTTGCCCGCTACAAGCACCTCGAGGTGTCCGACAAGGGCGAAGAATACGTCCGCGTCCCGAACTTCCGCGGCCTCTGCAAATACTGGATCAAAGTCACGAAGTAA
- a CDS encoding beta-lactamase family protein: MRDVMNGYVERGEVPGVVTLVSRAGDVHVEALGTRAMDSHVPVHRDTMFRITSMTKPVTAASTMILVDEGKLRLDDPVDRWLPELANRRVLERIDGPLAETVPAKRAITVRDLLTFRMGFGQLFVPSGAYPIVQAANELAIGMGGPTPGATPEPDEWIRRLGTLPLMRQPGDVWLYNTGSDVLTVLVARVSGRPFDVFLRERIFEPLGMKDTGFSVPAEKIHRLPVQYWTNFELGVVEAFDQAAGGQWSRPPAFPGGGAGLVSTVDDYFAFANMLLHGGVHAGARILSEASVKDMHTDHLTQEQKRASELIPDFFAHQGWGLGMAVITEGDKLKRSPGTFGWDGGFGSSCYIDPTKRLIGILMTQRAWTSPTPPKVCRDFWHSVYAT, translated from the coding sequence ATGCGTGACGTGATGAACGGCTATGTCGAGCGGGGCGAGGTGCCCGGCGTCGTCACGCTGGTAAGTCGAGCCGGCGACGTGCATGTCGAGGCACTCGGCACCAGGGCGATGGATAGCCATGTCCCCGTCCATCGCGATACCATGTTTCGCATCACGTCGATGACCAAGCCGGTGACGGCCGCCTCCACGATGATTCTCGTGGACGAAGGCAAGCTGCGCCTCGACGATCCCGTGGACCGATGGCTCCCCGAGCTGGCGAATCGCCGCGTGCTCGAGCGCATCGATGGTCCGCTGGCCGAAACCGTGCCTGCGAAACGCGCCATCACGGTGCGCGATCTTTTGACGTTCCGCATGGGGTTCGGCCAGCTTTTCGTGCCGTCGGGAGCCTACCCCATCGTCCAAGCGGCCAACGAGTTGGCCATCGGCATGGGCGGGCCGACCCCCGGGGCGACCCCCGAGCCAGACGAGTGGATTCGCCGTTTGGGAACGTTGCCGTTGATGCGTCAGCCGGGCGACGTATGGTTGTACAATACAGGTTCCGACGTCCTGACGGTTCTCGTGGCCCGCGTGTCAGGGCGCCCGTTCGACGTGTTTCTGCGCGAGCGCATTTTCGAGCCGCTCGGTATGAAGGATACGGGCTTCAGCGTGCCCGCCGAGAAGATTCATCGGCTGCCGGTCCAATATTGGACCAATTTCGAATTGGGCGTGGTGGAAGCCTTCGACCAGGCCGCGGGCGGCCAATGGAGCCGGCCCCCGGCGTTTCCCGGTGGCGGTGCGGGGCTGGTGTCGACGGTGGACGACTATTTCGCATTTGCGAACATGCTGCTCCACGGCGGAGTGCACGCGGGGGCGCGCATTCTCTCGGAGGCGTCGGTCAAGGACATGCACACCGACCATTTGACCCAGGAACAGAAACGGGCCTCCGAGTTGATTCCCGATTTCTTCGCCCACCAGGGTTGGGGCCTCGGAATGGCGGTCATCACCGAGGGCGACAAATTGAAGCGCTCACCGGGCACGTTTGGGTGGGACGGGGGATTTGGCTCGTCGTGCTACATCGATCCGACGAAAAGGCTCATCGGCATTCTCATGACCCAGCGAGCCTGGACCTCCCCCACGCCCCCCAAGGTGTGCCGCGACTTCTGGCACTCGGTGTACGCAACCTGA
- a CDS encoding alpha/beta fold hydrolase gives MFDGIRRTLVVSAVLSSLWGCAAAQPQAQVAAAPSEARPSSPPAPVSAPPSDFLATRAKFPTHLTHHGPSPQQYPPWPTVPGLTVTDYPSAGRMLKGIMLNPANESLVRHGKKPVLVYLHGGFALGKEDIADTVPFLQAGFIVWAPALRGENGNPGDFEFAFGELDDARAAIDFARTLPPADPSRVVIFGHSLGGMLTSLLSLDPSLPVLDTGSAGGMYESSIFDQFPIPFEDSPMERRLRLFSMNLSDMKQPHFACAGERDPYPVQVLQAIMPQAKAEHLPLEAKVVPGDHHSSLEGCMNAYLARVTAKMR, from the coding sequence ATGTTCGATGGCATCCGCCGAACCCTCGTCGTCTCCGCGGTTCTCTCGAGCCTTTGGGGTTGCGCAGCCGCGCAGCCGCAGGCCCAGGTCGCAGCCGCTCCGTCTGAGGCTCGTCCCTCCTCCCCACCGGCGCCGGTTTCCGCGCCGCCTTCGGACTTCTTGGCCACTCGCGCGAAATTCCCGACGCACCTCACGCACCATGGGCCCTCGCCGCAGCAGTACCCTCCGTGGCCAACCGTTCCCGGTCTAACGGTGACGGACTATCCTTCGGCGGGTCGTATGCTCAAGGGGATAATGCTGAATCCTGCGAACGAATCGCTGGTCCGCCATGGTAAGAAACCCGTGCTCGTGTATCTCCACGGAGGGTTTGCCCTTGGTAAGGAAGACATCGCGGACACCGTGCCATTCTTGCAGGCGGGCTTCATCGTATGGGCGCCGGCGCTCCGCGGAGAAAATGGCAATCCTGGTGATTTCGAATTTGCATTTGGTGAATTGGATGACGCCCGCGCCGCCATCGATTTTGCACGAACGCTTCCACCGGCTGATCCCTCTCGGGTGGTCATCTTTGGTCACAGCCTTGGAGGAATGCTTACGTCTTTGCTTTCGCTCGACCCCTCGCTTCCCGTACTCGATACAGGAAGCGCAGGGGGCATGTACGAGTCCTCGATCTTCGACCAATTCCCTATCCCATTCGAGGATAGCCCCATGGAGCGGCGACTCCGCCTCTTTTCGATGAACCTATCGGATATGAAGCAGCCACACTTCGCGTGTGCCGGCGAGCGCGATCCGTATCCCGTGCAGGTACTCCAGGCCATCATGCCGCAAGCAAAGGCCGAGCACCTGCCATTGGAAGCCAAGGTCGTTCCCGGCGATCATCATAGCAGCCTCGAAGGCTGCATGAACGCGTACTTGGCGCGAGTCACGGCGAAGATGCGCTGA
- a CDS encoding amidohydrolase — MKRALGLALLLSVACGGSNKPAAVSTSSAGEAAEVALVHGRIFTADPEHPEAQALAISHGRVVAVGSDAEVQPFLGPRTRIIDFQNRRAVPGFRDSHVHFLYGGLGLSRVDLKDAANEAELGRRLVEADRQLPPGRWMLGGNWDHDRALAGRLPDAALLDKYVPHRPVFLARYDGHMALANSRALQLAGIDARTQDPPGGVIYRQSGTRTPSGLLRDNAMDLVLPKVPPLEEEEILEGVRAAAREAHRHGVTAVEDLDGSDPATRARLIDVYRRLGARGELGVRVDLYWPLAEYAEAARVRSRGNFDDDWLRLGGVKGFVDGSIGSSTARLFEPYLNEPNSTGLYVTPPETLRTWIAEADATGLAVAVHAIGDRANAELLSMFENAARINAGRAHRFRIEHAQHLRHADIARFASAGVIASMQPYHAIDDGRWVEGRIGPARAASSYTWRSLLNVHATLAFGSDWPVAPLSALTGIDAAVHRRPLDGKHPEGWYPAERISAREAVLAYTRGAAIAAGHDRDEGSLARGKFADLAVLSRDILDDTAKDGIADTRVVLTIAGGQVVYENR; from the coding sequence ATGAAACGTGCTCTGGGCTTGGCGCTTCTCCTGTCGGTCGCCTGCGGTGGTTCGAACAAGCCGGCTGCTGTGTCGACGTCGTCGGCGGGGGAGGCGGCGGAGGTCGCCCTCGTGCACGGGCGCATCTTCACCGCGGATCCGGAGCACCCCGAGGCGCAGGCGCTGGCCATCTCGCATGGACGGGTCGTCGCCGTCGGAAGCGATGCGGAGGTGCAGCCGTTCCTCGGTCCTCGAACTCGGATCATCGATTTCCAGAATCGGCGCGCGGTACCCGGATTTCGCGATAGCCATGTGCACTTTCTCTACGGTGGGCTCGGGCTCTCACGCGTCGATCTCAAAGACGCCGCCAACGAAGCGGAGCTCGGACGCCGTCTGGTCGAGGCCGATCGCCAATTGCCACCGGGGCGATGGATGCTCGGGGGGAATTGGGATCACGATCGCGCGCTGGCAGGGCGTCTGCCCGATGCTGCGCTGCTCGACAAGTACGTCCCCCATCGCCCCGTGTTCTTGGCGCGCTACGATGGTCACATGGCCCTGGCCAACAGCCGCGCGCTGCAGCTCGCCGGCATCGATGCGCGCACGCAGGACCCACCGGGCGGTGTCATTTATCGGCAATCGGGGACACGCACCCCGTCGGGCCTTTTGCGCGACAACGCCATGGACCTGGTGTTGCCCAAGGTCCCGCCGCTCGAGGAGGAAGAGATCCTCGAGGGCGTGCGCGCCGCCGCCCGCGAAGCGCACCGCCATGGGGTAACCGCCGTGGAGGACCTGGACGGCAGCGATCCCGCGACGCGTGCACGGTTGATCGACGTGTACCGGCGCCTGGGCGCGCGCGGTGAACTCGGGGTGCGGGTGGACCTGTATTGGCCACTTGCCGAATATGCGGAGGCGGCGCGCGTGCGGTCGCGCGGAAACTTCGATGACGATTGGTTGCGCCTGGGCGGGGTGAAAGGCTTCGTCGATGGGTCGATTGGATCGAGCACCGCCCGATTGTTCGAGCCTTATCTCAATGAGCCCAACTCGACGGGGCTGTACGTGACCCCTCCGGAGACGTTGCGCACGTGGATTGCCGAGGCCGATGCGACCGGCCTCGCGGTGGCGGTGCATGCCATTGGGGACCGCGCCAATGCCGAGTTGTTATCCATGTTCGAGAACGCGGCCCGAATCAATGCGGGGCGAGCGCACCGCTTTCGCATCGAGCACGCGCAGCATCTGCGGCACGCGGACATTGCGCGCTTCGCGTCGGCGGGGGTGATCGCCTCGATGCAGCCGTACCACGCCATCGACGACGGGCGATGGGTCGAGGGGCGCATCGGCCCTGCCCGCGCCGCCAGCTCGTACACGTGGCGCTCGCTGTTGAACGTCCACGCGACATTGGCCTTTGGTTCGGATTGGCCCGTCGCACCGCTGTCGGCGCTCACGGGAATCGATGCCGCCGTCCACCGCCGCCCCCTCGATGGCAAGCACCCCGAGGGCTGGTACCCGGCCGAGCGCATTTCCGCACGCGAAGCCGTTCTCGCCTACACGCGAGGCGCCGCCATCGCCGCCGGCCACGACCGCGACGAAGGCTCCCTCGCCCGCGGCAAATTCGCCGACCTCGCCGTCCTTTCCCGCGACATCCTCGACGACACCGCCAAAGACGGTATAGCCGACACCCGCGTGGTCCTCACCATCGCAGGCGGCCAGGTGGTGTACGAGAATCGCTAA